A region from the Lentimonas sp. CC4 genome encodes:
- a CDS encoding acetyltransferase: MADTNVIMLGGSGIGMIASSILDRVGGFRMCGFLNDVVPVGTEIGKYKKYPVLGPSEDIHDLIKKYDARVFIAYIGMTNERETTSKLKSLNIPKDRLLSIIDPTAVIPQDYCQIGAGSLICPLAQLSADTTLGDNCIMLPNSFVGHDSVLEDYVSIANNACIGANVRVGYGTHVGTNASTREKITIGKYSVVGMGSVVLKDVPEGGVVIGNPGKILRVHE; the protein is encoded by the coding sequence ATGGCAGACACTAATGTAATTATGTTGGGCGGCAGTGGAATCGGAATGATTGCATCTTCGATCTTGGATCGCGTCGGAGGTTTCCGTATGTGCGGTTTTCTTAATGATGTCGTTCCAGTTGGAACCGAAATCGGAAAATACAAGAAATATCCCGTTTTAGGGCCATCGGAAGACATTCATGATTTAATTAAGAAATATGATGCGCGTGTGTTTATCGCCTATATTGGAATGACCAATGAGCGTGAAACCACGAGTAAGCTGAAATCGTTGAATATCCCTAAGGATCGCTTATTGAGTATCATTGATCCCACGGCTGTCATTCCTCAGGATTATTGTCAGATTGGAGCAGGCTCTTTGATATGTCCGTTGGCACAGTTGAGTGCTGACACCACATTAGGGGATAATTGTATTATGCTTCCCAACAGTTTTGTCGGCCATGATTCTGTATTAGAGGATTATGTCTCCATTGCCAATAATGCCTGTATCGGAGCGAATGTTCGGGTTGGATATGGCACGCATGTCGGAACCAATGCTTCTACGCGCGAGAAGATTACTATTGGGAAATATTCCGTAGTAGGAATGGGCTCTGTCGTGCTGAAGGATGTGCCTGAGGGCGGTGTCGTTATTGGTAATCCAGGGAAGATACTTCGTGTTCACGAATAG
- a CDS encoding O-antigen ligase family protein, whose amino-acid sequence MIKKFLIAIFCLSLPFTDAYIIHPYLPWPLIISLFMIFPYTVFDGQRKGKMFEGYDGLLVVGWAFGILAIVFSPVDFRYNNVSHTLVLPVVLLGYLFIPLRLISDEKDVSFLVRMFAFMLLWYGVFIVLEYISRNYFGGFYFNSIPHKSDLRNMVGRGWSGWGDVKEFYRPRGLSEESGHSSLIFELGMPVMLYVSSTGIVKSVYAYLIAALCAIAVFILGSSIGMITAPISIVIICIITRKLKLLISVCLLGAIALLIANFAFDGYLEMVIKRMFAKATTMLTGDGDIGSGLERRQAYINTFGLITNYPFGVGWGTTSIMGKVGYSKDSVIMYMGLLSLYSEWLVAVGVLGASVFLVYLFKLLGVVRKCGSYLLLAGLMALLLHYVIISNYWYPYLWISVLFIRLFARFPVQGGPRWAHLN is encoded by the coding sequence ATGATCAAGAAATTTTTAATTGCGATATTTTGTCTGAGCCTGCCGTTTACGGATGCTTATATCATACATCCGTATCTCCCATGGCCTTTAATTATCTCATTGTTCATGATATTTCCTTACACTGTCTTTGATGGTCAACGTAAGGGGAAGATGTTTGAGGGGTATGACGGTCTGCTGGTTGTGGGGTGGGCTTTTGGTATCTTGGCGATTGTGTTCAGCCCAGTCGATTTTAGGTATAATAATGTTTCGCACACATTGGTTCTGCCCGTGGTATTGTTGGGTTACTTGTTCATCCCATTGAGGCTGATTAGCGACGAGAAAGATGTGAGCTTCCTTGTGCGGATGTTTGCGTTTATGCTACTCTGGTATGGCGTGTTTATCGTTCTGGAATATATTTCTAGGAATTATTTTGGTGGATTTTATTTTAACTCTATACCGCATAAGTCAGATCTCCGAAACATGGTGGGACGCGGCTGGTCTGGTTGGGGGGATGTGAAGGAATTCTATCGGCCCCGTGGCTTATCAGAAGAGTCGGGACATAGTTCATTGATTTTTGAGCTTGGCATGCCAGTGATGCTATATGTGAGCTCAACAGGTATTGTTAAGTCTGTTTATGCATATCTGATTGCTGCGCTATGTGCGATTGCGGTATTCATCTTGGGGAGTTCGATTGGAATGATCACAGCGCCTATATCAATTGTCATTATTTGTATTATCACTCGCAAGTTAAAGCTACTGATCTCGGTTTGCCTTCTTGGTGCTATTGCTCTGCTCATTGCAAACTTTGCATTTGACGGCTATTTAGAGATGGTCATCAAACGAATGTTTGCGAAGGCGACAACGATGCTGACCGGAGACGGAGATATCGGTAGTGGTTTAGAGCGACGACAAGCATACATAAATACTTTTGGATTAATCACGAATTACCCGTTTGGAGTCGGCTGGGGGACTACATCTATCATGGGTAAAGTGGGCTATAGTAAGGACTCTGTGATTATGTATATGGGACTGCTTAGTTTGTATTCTGAGTGGCTGGTTGCGGTTGGAGTTTTGGGTGCCAGTGTTTTCCTAGTTTACTTATTCAAATTGCTTGGTGTCGTCCGTAAATGTGGCAGCTACCTATTACTTGCTGGATTGATGGCTCTTCTTTTACACTACGTTATTATATCTAATTATTGGTATCCGTATTTATGGATTTCTGTCTTATTTATACGTTTGTTTGCAAGGTTCCCTGTTCAAGGAGGGCCTCGCTGGGCACATCTGAATTAA
- a CDS encoding CatB-related O-acetyltransferase translates to MKLCFSSNAFKAIFEGRSKIYPLANVRSSKIGFGSYIGPRSFLPSSHIGRYCSIGPDVMLLPGTHPLDGRLSTHPCFYSKMGQSGFTYADKQLFEEFSYVDDERSYYLEVGNDVWIGARAIIVGGVRIGHGAVIGAGAIVNKNVDDYSIVAGVPAKHIRYRFSESKRGRLLAEKWWENDEKWIRENLDRFEPNNGDLDS, encoded by the coding sequence GTGAAGCTCTGCTTCTCTTCTAATGCATTTAAGGCGATCTTCGAAGGTCGTAGCAAAATCTATCCGCTTGCAAATGTCAGAAGCTCTAAGATCGGTTTTGGTTCGTATATAGGCCCACGTAGCTTTCTCCCTAGTAGTCATATTGGGCGTTATTGCTCTATTGGTCCAGATGTCATGCTGCTTCCTGGGACGCATCCATTGGATGGCCGTTTATCAACGCATCCATGTTTTTATTCAAAGATGGGGCAATCGGGTTTTACTTATGCTGACAAGCAACTGTTTGAGGAATTTAGTTATGTGGATGACGAGAGATCCTATTATCTGGAAGTTGGCAATGATGTGTGGATCGGTGCGCGTGCCATTATTGTTGGAGGCGTGCGAATTGGGCACGGTGCAGTCATTGGGGCAGGAGCTATCGTGAATAAGAATGTGGATGATTATTCAATAGTAGCTGGTGTGCCAGCAAAGCATATTCGGTATCGTTTTTCAGAGAGTAAGCGTGGGCGACTTTTGGCGGAAAAGTGGTGGGAAAATGATGAGAAGTGGATACGTGAAAATTTGGATAGATTTGAACCAAACAATGGAGATTTAGATTCGTAG
- a CDS encoding TDP-N-acetylfucosamine:lipid II N-acetylfucosaminyltransferase, whose product MFLHLIFNESKFPQRIKMRFERVSPNQHCYVVLRHPGTKSVAGDDFQSVCNPEELAVIVGARNDWEGVILNGMLAHLAAYLGVLPPDVKCAYYLWGFEAYGLLQSSPTYLLLPRTAQLTLTLKARLRWLVYGLLGRRRRLRICAKAVATRIDVALFPIHEELEMLKQKRLIHANTKCITGMVGMGMDQAIEIGKRGSLGESILLGNSSAVTNNHIDLFYDIYENVKLEEGQQIIVPLNYGSTKEYRDAVIQAGHELFGDQFVPITEFMALDDYHELLMQCGHVFMNHCRQQALGNTLMTLSMGATVYLRPESTVSIALKRLGFHFCDIKGIVGAGSKKRRLLSISDDCALENKELVQRHFSVELSLQRTVELLDFMRQS is encoded by the coding sequence ATGTTTTTACATTTGATTTTTAATGAGTCTAAATTTCCTCAGCGAATAAAAATGCGTTTTGAGCGAGTATCGCCAAACCAGCATTGCTATGTTGTCTTGAGACACCCAGGCACTAAGTCCGTCGCGGGAGATGATTTTCAGTCAGTCTGTAATCCCGAAGAATTAGCGGTGATTGTTGGGGCTCGAAATGATTGGGAGGGGGTCATTCTAAATGGTATGCTGGCGCACTTGGCCGCGTATCTCGGTGTGCTACCCCCTGATGTCAAATGCGCCTACTATCTTTGGGGCTTTGAGGCTTATGGCCTCCTTCAATCGTCCCCGACATATTTACTTCTTCCACGAACTGCGCAGTTAACTTTGACTCTAAAAGCCCGTTTACGATGGTTGGTTTATGGACTATTGGGCCGTCGCCGTCGCTTGAGGATCTGCGCTAAAGCTGTCGCAACTCGTATTGACGTTGCATTGTTTCCTATCCATGAAGAATTGGAAATGTTGAAGCAAAAACGACTGATTCATGCCAATACCAAATGTATTACCGGAATGGTCGGGATGGGGATGGATCAAGCCATCGAAATTGGTAAGCGAGGTTCATTGGGAGAATCGATATTACTCGGGAATTCATCCGCAGTGACGAATAACCATATTGACCTGTTTTACGATATATATGAAAATGTGAAATTGGAAGAAGGTCAACAGATCATTGTTCCTTTAAATTATGGCTCAACGAAGGAATATCGTGATGCCGTGATACAAGCTGGACATGAGCTGTTTGGTGATCAATTTGTTCCGATCACGGAATTCATGGCATTGGATGACTATCATGAGCTCTTGATGCAGTGTGGACATGTGTTTATGAATCATTGCCGACAGCAAGCTCTTGGGAATACCCTCATGACTCTATCGATGGGTGCGACTGTTTATTTGAGGCCAGAGAGCACTGTCTCAATTGCATTAAAGCGCCTAGGGTTTCATTTTTGCGATATCAAAGGTATTGTGGGCGCAGGTTCAAAAAAACGTAGATTACTCAGTATTAGTGATGATTGCGCTCTCGAGAACAAAGAACTCGTTCAACGGCACTTTAGCGTCGAACTTAGTTTACAGCGGACAGTTGAATTACTGGATTTCATGAGGCAATCATAG
- a CDS encoding lipopolysaccharide biosynthesis protein: MRQQATSGVIWSAFERFGQQGCAFIVQLVLARLLAPEQFGLIAMVVVFIVISRVVVNAGFSQAIVQQKTVSAVDLSTVFYTNMVIALLMALLLCGVAPMIAIFYEQPLLVPILRWLSLSLIFGALGGVHQALIQRAMDFKKLCYVGLPTTFLAGSVSIYLAWNGAGVWALVVYQILGAVLSSAFLFVVSGWRPQLLFCFGSLARIFPFGWRLAVSGVLDQVFQNIYVLVIGKCYLPIEVGYYQRAKGFQQLPMTNMQAILGRIAFPLFSTLQDEPERMRRGLSKAVQLGALIAFPLMAVMYVVAEPMIVLLIGDKWLPSAEYLKLLCIVGALYPLHALNLSALMGLGRSDLFLRLEIIKKVMVLVNILLTYRIGITAMIYGMIITSFLALFLNTYFSGRFIGYTFGQQIRDVLPIALLALVIWAVAGFVLSLFPIFDLIGLVSSLMAAIFVFTFGLRAVALGVHGELRTVLSRVPCGSWLGRLIFSR; this comes from the coding sequence TTGCGTCAGCAAGCCACTTCAGGTGTTATCTGGAGTGCCTTTGAACGCTTCGGGCAGCAAGGCTGTGCTTTTATTGTGCAGCTTGTGCTGGCTCGACTATTGGCCCCGGAGCAGTTCGGTCTTATCGCGATGGTTGTGGTCTTTATTGTGATCAGTCGCGTGGTGGTCAATGCAGGCTTTTCTCAAGCGATTGTTCAACAGAAGACTGTGAGTGCAGTTGATTTGTCGACTGTGTTTTATACAAACATGGTGATTGCGCTGTTGATGGCGTTACTCCTTTGCGGGGTTGCCCCAATGATTGCTATTTTCTACGAGCAGCCATTGCTTGTTCCAATTTTACGCTGGCTATCGTTATCGCTGATTTTTGGAGCATTGGGTGGAGTGCATCAAGCGTTGATACAACGTGCGATGGACTTTAAGAAATTATGCTACGTGGGCCTGCCTACCACTTTTCTTGCTGGTTCAGTGTCAATCTACCTAGCGTGGAATGGCGCTGGAGTTTGGGCATTAGTCGTATATCAAATTTTAGGTGCAGTATTGAGCTCAGCGTTCCTCTTCGTTGTCTCAGGGTGGCGCCCTCAATTGCTTTTTTGCTTCGGCAGTCTTGCCAGGATTTTTCCTTTTGGATGGCGTTTGGCCGTGTCAGGAGTGCTCGATCAAGTATTTCAAAATATCTATGTTTTAGTCATTGGAAAGTGTTATTTACCGATTGAAGTGGGGTATTATCAACGCGCAAAGGGGTTTCAGCAGTTACCGATGACTAATATGCAGGCGATTCTTGGCCGTATCGCCTTTCCTCTGTTCTCGACATTACAGGATGAGCCTGAACGAATGCGTCGTGGGTTGAGTAAAGCTGTGCAATTAGGTGCTTTGATTGCCTTTCCATTGATGGCAGTTATGTATGTTGTCGCGGAGCCCATGATAGTCTTACTGATTGGAGATAAGTGGCTGCCTTCGGCTGAATATTTGAAATTACTCTGTATTGTCGGCGCACTCTATCCGCTACATGCGTTGAATTTAAGTGCGTTGATGGGACTTGGTCGTTCTGATCTGTTTCTCCGACTTGAAATCATAAAGAAGGTGATGGTTCTAGTTAACATCCTACTGACTTATCGTATAGGGATCACTGCAATGATCTATGGTATGATTATAACTTCATTCTTGGCGTTGTTCTTGAATACTTATTTTTCAGGACGATTTATCGGCTACACATTTGGCCAACAAATACGGGATGTCCTGCCAATCGCACTCTTAGCTCTAGTGATTTGGGCAGTTGCAGGGTTTGTGTTATCACTATTCCCTATATTCGATCTCATTGGACTGGTGTCGTCTCTTATGGCAGCGATTTTTGTGTTCACGTTTGGATTGCGCGCTGTTGCTTTAGGGGTTCATGGAGAATTGAGGACTGTTTTGTCGCGAGTTCCGTGTGGATCCTGGCTTGGTCGGCTAATATTTAGTCGTTGA